A region from the Ctenopharyngodon idella isolate HZGC_01 chromosome 13, HZGC01, whole genome shotgun sequence genome encodes:
- the zmp:0000001006 gene encoding H-2 class II histocompatibility antigen, E-D alpha chain, which yields MLAFFLIVTFHEIILGAEEHAYQQFIECAFNSQGQVDHTWNYGYDGKDIMHVDLVKKTVIATSEPGKMLEEERKHIEYIKRKEEKLKMVCSAVKTVFLKSNNTLSRAAKPAVLLSAGGEQDQEYLKCVVHGFYPNVIRVRWTQKGRPVYFGVSSTGILPHRDGTFQMTSYLSLNNMNADGVTCEIEHLSLDGILRKTYEEKSQITEHVLWATVAFFLGFALPVFLTVIFILIRKQTTEPPEDTSDGSKASLSLNLMNMSQET from the exons ATGCTTGCTTTTTTCCTCATTGTGACTTTTCATGAAATCATCCTTGGTGCAG AAGAACATGCATACCAGCAGTTCATTGAGTGTGCATTCAACAGTCAAGGGCAAGTAGACCATACATGGAACTATGGGTATGATGGAAAAGACATCATGCATGTGGATTTGGTGAAGAAAACTGTGATTGCTACCAGTGAACCTGGTAAAATGttagaagaagaaagaaaacataTAGAGTACATTAAGAGGAAAGAAGAAAAACTAAAGATGGTGTGCTCCGCTGTGAAAACTGTCTTCCTAAAGTCCAACAATACTCTATCAAGGGCAG CAAAACCAGCAGTGCTTTTATCTGCTGGAGGAGAACAGGATCAGGAATATCTTAAATGTGTTGTGCATGGCTTCTATCCGAATGTCATCCGAGTGCGTTGGACCCAAAAAGGAAGGCCGGTCTATTTTGGTGTATCAAGTACTGGAATACTCCCTCACAGAGATGGCACATTTCAGATGACCTCCTATCTTAGCCTTAATAACATGAACGCTGACGGGGTTACCTGTGAGATTGAACACCTAAGCCTTGATGGGATACTGAGGAAAACCTATG AGGAGAAATCACAAATCACAGAACATGTACTTTGGGCAACGGTTGCCTTTTTCCTCGGATTTGCATTGCCGGTGTTCctaactgtaatatttatactgaTAAGGAAACAAACAACAGAACCACCTGAGGACACAAGTGACGGATCAAAAGCATCTTTATCTTTGAATTTAATGAATATGTCTCAGGAAACAtaa